A stretch of Oncorhynchus mykiss isolate Arlee chromosome 26, USDA_OmykA_1.1, whole genome shotgun sequence DNA encodes these proteins:
- the LOC110526664 gene encoding vacuolar protein sorting-associated protein 33B isoform X1, which translates to MAHSVRRDAPELPDFSLLKRLARDQLIYLLEQLPGRKDLFIEADLMSPLDRIANVTTLKQHDVDKLYKVEHKPIVSTSDQLCFLIRPRIKTVKWICDVVNADKAFGRFRRYKIIFSPQKFYACENLLEEQGIFGDVTTDEWSFYLLPLDDDIISLELPEFFRDYFLEGDQRWVRTAGSALHLLHSVYGPFSKVYGIGRCSKMAYESWREQVEEGEQRALQAEIGNVFLIDRDVDLVTPLCSQVVYEGLVDDIFRIKCGCVEFCPDVTSSDKSIKVMLNSQDKVFNEIRNEHFSQVFGFLSQKARNLQTAYDKRSGMDIKQMKTFVSEELKGLKQEHRLLSLHIGASESMMKKKTKQDFQELLKTEHSLLEGFEIRECISYIEEHINRQVSMVESMRLLCLLSLTENGLLPKDYRSLKAQFLQSYGIEHLLTFSNLKQLGLLVEQQPGETLTVMESRVGKLVNDKTAGKLTDAFSSLAKKSNFRALGRRLNLNQQQVGHNHEVERHFLDISNFFKSLWVHLLRDLSTTLPGQRERS; encoded by the exons ATGGCTCACAGTGTCAGGAGAGATGCCCCTGAGCTCCCTGACTTCTCTCTGCTCAAGAGGCTGGCCAGGGACCAGCTCATTTACCTACTGGAACAG CTACCTGGGAGGAAGGACCTGTTCATTGAGGCAGATTTGATGAGCCCCCTAGACCGCATTGCTAATGTCACAACACTAAAG CAACATGATGTGGACAAGCTTTACAAAGTGGAACACAAACCCATTGTCAGCACCTCAGATCA ACTATGCTTCCTGATCCGCCCAAGAATAAAAACTGTCAAGTGGATATGTG ATGTGGTCAATGCAGACAAAGCATTTGGGAGATTCAGAAGATACAAGATCATATTTAGCCCTCAGAAG TTTTATGCATGCGAGAACCTTTTGGAGGAGCAGGGAATCTTTGGTG ATGTGACTACTGACGAGTGGTCATTCTACCTCCTGCCCCTGGACGATGACATCATTAGCTTGGAGCTTCCGGAATTCTTCAGAGACTACTTCTTG GAGGGAGACCAGCGCTGGGTGAGAACAGCGGGTAGTGCCCTGCATCTCCTACACTCTGTCTACGGCCCCTTCTCTAAGGTGTATGGGATCGGACGATGCTCCAAG ATGGCGTATGAATCGTGGAGGGagcaggtggaggagggggaacaGAGAGCGCTTCAAGCGGAGATCGGAAATGTGTTTCTCATTGACAGAG ATGTGGACCTTGTGACTCCTCTGTGTTCCCAGGTTGTCTATGAAGGACTTGTCGATGATATTTTCAGAATTAAATGTG GATGTGTGGAGTTTTGTCCAGATGTCACCTCCTCTGACAAGAGTATAAAAGTGATGCTAAACTCTCAAGATAAG GTTTTTAACGAGATCAGGAACGAGCATTTCTCCCAGGTGTTTGGCTTCCTAAGTCAAAAGGCCCGAAACCTCCAGACTGCATATGAT AAGCGTAGTGGAATGGACATTAAACAGATGAAGACGTTTGTGTCGGAGGAGCTGAAAGGGTTAAAACAGGAGCATCGGCTCCTCAGTCTGC ATATTGGTGCCAGTGAGTCGATGATGAAGAAGAAAACAAAGCAGGACTTCCAAGAGCTGTTGAAGACAGAGCACT CCTTACTGGAGGGGTTTGAAATCCGTGAATGTATTTCCTACATAGAGGAGCATATCAATAGACAG GTCTCTATGGTGGAAAGTATGAGACTCCTTTGTCTGCTGTCTCTCACAGAAAACG GCCTCCTTCCCAAAGATTATCGGTCATTAAAAGCCCAGTTTCTACAG AGTTATGGCATTGAACACCTACTGACGTTTTCCAACCTGAAGCAGCTAGGCCTGCTGGTGGAGCAGCAGCCTGGAGAGACCCTCACTGTCATGGAGAGCAGAGTGGGCAAACTGGTCAACGACAAAACCGCAG GAAAGCTGACTGATGCCTTCTCCTCCCTGGCCAAGAAGAGCAATTTCCGTGCCTTGGGCAGGAGGCTCAATCTG aatcaacaacaagtgggacacaatcatgaagtggaacgacatttcttggatatttcaaacttttttaaaagTTTGTGGGTGCACCTTCTCAGAGATCTCAGCACTACGCTTCCTGGGCAGAGAGAAAG GTCTTAA
- the LOC110526664 gene encoding vacuolar protein sorting-associated protein 33B isoform X3, producing MAHSVRRDAPELPDFSLLKRLARDQLIYLLEQLPGRKDLFIEADLMSPLDRIANVTTLKQHDVDKLYKVEHKPIVSTSDQLCFLIRPRIKTVKWICDVVNADKAFGRFRRYKIIFSPQKFYACENLLEEQGIFGDVTTDEWSFYLLPLDDDIISLELPEFFRDYFLEGDQRWVRTAGSALHLLHSVYGPFSKVYGIGRCSKMAYESWREQVEEGEQRALQAEIGNVFLIDRDVDLVTPLCSQVVYEGLVDDIFRIKCGCVEFCPDVTSSDKSIKVMLNSQDKVFNEIRNEHFSQVFGFLSQKARNLQTAYDKRSGMDIKQMKTFVSEELKGLKQEHRLLSLHIGASESMMKKKTKQDFQELLKTEHSLLEGFEIRECISYIEEHINRQVSMVESMRLLCLLSLTENGLLPKDYRSLKAQFLQSYGIEHLLTFSNLKQLGLLVEQQPGETLTVMESRVGKLVNDKTAGKLTDAFSSLAKKSNFRALGRRLNLASNIKI from the exons ATGGCTCACAGTGTCAGGAGAGATGCCCCTGAGCTCCCTGACTTCTCTCTGCTCAAGAGGCTGGCCAGGGACCAGCTCATTTACCTACTGGAACAG CTACCTGGGAGGAAGGACCTGTTCATTGAGGCAGATTTGATGAGCCCCCTAGACCGCATTGCTAATGTCACAACACTAAAG CAACATGATGTGGACAAGCTTTACAAAGTGGAACACAAACCCATTGTCAGCACCTCAGATCA ACTATGCTTCCTGATCCGCCCAAGAATAAAAACTGTCAAGTGGATATGTG ATGTGGTCAATGCAGACAAAGCATTTGGGAGATTCAGAAGATACAAGATCATATTTAGCCCTCAGAAG TTTTATGCATGCGAGAACCTTTTGGAGGAGCAGGGAATCTTTGGTG ATGTGACTACTGACGAGTGGTCATTCTACCTCCTGCCCCTGGACGATGACATCATTAGCTTGGAGCTTCCGGAATTCTTCAGAGACTACTTCTTG GAGGGAGACCAGCGCTGGGTGAGAACAGCGGGTAGTGCCCTGCATCTCCTACACTCTGTCTACGGCCCCTTCTCTAAGGTGTATGGGATCGGACGATGCTCCAAG ATGGCGTATGAATCGTGGAGGGagcaggtggaggagggggaacaGAGAGCGCTTCAAGCGGAGATCGGAAATGTGTTTCTCATTGACAGAG ATGTGGACCTTGTGACTCCTCTGTGTTCCCAGGTTGTCTATGAAGGACTTGTCGATGATATTTTCAGAATTAAATGTG GATGTGTGGAGTTTTGTCCAGATGTCACCTCCTCTGACAAGAGTATAAAAGTGATGCTAAACTCTCAAGATAAG GTTTTTAACGAGATCAGGAACGAGCATTTCTCCCAGGTGTTTGGCTTCCTAAGTCAAAAGGCCCGAAACCTCCAGACTGCATATGAT AAGCGTAGTGGAATGGACATTAAACAGATGAAGACGTTTGTGTCGGAGGAGCTGAAAGGGTTAAAACAGGAGCATCGGCTCCTCAGTCTGC ATATTGGTGCCAGTGAGTCGATGATGAAGAAGAAAACAAAGCAGGACTTCCAAGAGCTGTTGAAGACAGAGCACT CCTTACTGGAGGGGTTTGAAATCCGTGAATGTATTTCCTACATAGAGGAGCATATCAATAGACAG GTCTCTATGGTGGAAAGTATGAGACTCCTTTGTCTGCTGTCTCTCACAGAAAACG GCCTCCTTCCCAAAGATTATCGGTCATTAAAAGCCCAGTTTCTACAG AGTTATGGCATTGAACACCTACTGACGTTTTCCAACCTGAAGCAGCTAGGCCTGCTGGTGGAGCAGCAGCCTGGAGAGACCCTCACTGTCATGGAGAGCAGAGTGGGCAAACTGGTCAACGACAAAACCGCAG GAAAGCTGACTGATGCCTTCTCCTCCCTGGCCAAGAAGAGCAATTTCCGTGCCTTGGGCAGGAGGCTCAATCTG gcttcaaacataaagatataa
- the LOC110518657 gene encoding macrophage mannose receptor 1-like, whose protein sequence is MQRKSSFTGLLITALCAVASGKLREYHYVSEEKTWSEAQQYCQEHYTDLAFISNQEEVYQLLPISRGDWTWIGLHRDANDPTGWTWSGGENSAFRFWKSGEPNNAGGIEDCVMVQWDMRWMDSLCSRTLPFLCYKEKLILVQEMKTWEEALEYCRGHYTDLPSLLSKTEHLQAQSKIEGAQTDHVWTGLIFLAREWLWVNGDHLEYQAWSGGKLPHCPAQYLHCGTLTRDGEHWGTRNCEERRNFLCYRA, encoded by the coding sequence ATGCAGAGGAAGAGTAGCTTCACTGGTCTCCTCATCACTGCTCTGTGTGCAGTGGCCTCTGGTAAACTCAGAGAATATCACTATGTGTCTGAAGAGAAGACCTGGTCAGAGGCTCAGCAGTACTGTCAGGAGCACTACACTGACCTGGCCTTCATCAGCAACCAGGAAGAAGTATATCAGCTCCTTCCCATTTCAAGGGGTGATTGGACCTGGATTGGTTTGCACAGAGATGCTAACGACCCAACAGGATGGACATGGTCAGGAGGAGAGAACTCAGCATTTAGGTTTTGGAAGTCAGGAGAGCCAAACAATGCTGGTGGCATTGAGGACTGTGTCATGGTACAGTGGGATATGAGATGGATGGATTCGCTTTGCTCCCGGACACTCCCCTTCTTATGCTACAAGGAGAAGCTGATCCTGGTTCAGGAGATGAAGACGTGGGAGGAGGCTCTGGAGTACTGCAGGGGTCACTACACCGACCTCCCCAGCCTACTCTCTAAGACTGAACATCTCCAGGCCCAGAGCAAGATAGAGGGTGCCCAGACCGACCATGTGTGGACGGGTCTGATCTTCCTGGCCAGAGAATGGCTCTGGGTGAACGGGGACCACCTGGAGTACCAGGCCTGGTCTGGCGGGAAGCTGCCCCACTGCCCCGCTCAATACCTCCACTGTGGGACCCTGACCAGAGATGGAGAGCACTGGGGAACCAGGAactgtgaggagaggaggaacttCCTCTGCTACAGAGCGTGA
- the LOC110526673 gene encoding guanosine-3',5'-bis(diphosphate) 3'-pyrophosphohydrolase MESH1 isoform X2: protein MLSAASVNLLTVHSVARILSHEGGITDIEVLQAALLHDTVEDTDTSIGELQAIFGQTVSRIVQEVTDDKALPKHERKRQQVEHAPHASHQAKLVKLADKLYNLRDLNRCTPTGWPAERVQEYFVWAAQVVRGLRGTNPALERHLEELFKQRGVEL from the exons ATGCTGTCAGCTGcatctgttaatctgttaacagtGCACA GTGTGGCAAGGATCCTAAGCCATGAAGGTGGGATCACAGACATTGAAGTTTTGCAA GCAGCTTTGCTCCATGACACAGTGGAGGACACTGACACCAGCATAGGAGAACTACAGGCCATCTTTGGGCAAACGGTGTCTCGAATTGTTCAGGAAGTGACAGATGATAAGGCGCTACCCAAGCATGAGAGGAAACGTCAGCAGGTGGAGCATGCACCTCACGCCAGCCACCAGGCCAAACTGGTCAAACTGGCTGACAAACTGTACAACCTGAGGGACCTGAACCGCTGCACACCTACAG GTTGGCCGGCAGAGCGTGTTCAGGAGTACTTTGTGTGGGCAGCCCAGGTAGTGAGAGGACTGAGGGGGACCAACCCAGCACTGGAGAGACACCTAGAGGAGCTCTTCAAGCAGAGGGGGGTTGAGCTTTGA
- the LOC110526673 gene encoding guanosine-3',5'-bis(diphosphate) 3'-pyrophosphohydrolase MESH1 isoform X1, producing MSSEAVILLETVNFAAEKHRNQRRKDAEQTPYINHPIGVARILSHEGGITDIEVLQAALLHDTVEDTDTSIGELQAIFGQTVSRIVQEVTDDKALPKHERKRQQVEHAPHASHQAKLVKLADKLYNLRDLNRCTPTGWPAERVQEYFVWAAQVVRGLRGTNPALERHLEELFKQRGVEL from the exons ATGAGTTCAGAAGCGGTCATTCTGTTGGAGACTGTCAACTTCGCTGCTGAAAAGCACCGCAATCAACGACGTAAAGACGCTGAACAAACGCCATATATCAACCACCCAATAG GTGTGGCAAGGATCCTAAGCCATGAAGGTGGGATCACAGACATTGAAGTTTTGCAA GCAGCTTTGCTCCATGACACAGTGGAGGACACTGACACCAGCATAGGAGAACTACAGGCCATCTTTGGGCAAACGGTGTCTCGAATTGTTCAGGAAGTGACAGATGATAAGGCGCTACCCAAGCATGAGAGGAAACGTCAGCAGGTGGAGCATGCACCTCACGCCAGCCACCAGGCCAAACTGGTCAAACTGGCTGACAAACTGTACAACCTGAGGGACCTGAACCGCTGCACACCTACAG GTTGGCCGGCAGAGCGTGTTCAGGAGTACTTTGTGTGGGCAGCCCAGGTAGTGAGAGGACTGAGGGGGACCAACCCAGCACTGGAGAGACACCTAGAGGAGCTCTTCAAGCAGAGGGGGGTTGAGCTTTGA
- the LOC110526664 gene encoding vacuolar protein sorting-associated protein 33B isoform X2, translating to MAHSVRRDAPELPDFSLLKRLARDQLIYLLEQQHDVDKLYKVEHKPIVSTSDQLCFLIRPRIKTVKWICDVVNADKAFGRFRRYKIIFSPQKFYACENLLEEQGIFGDVTTDEWSFYLLPLDDDIISLELPEFFRDYFLEGDQRWVRTAGSALHLLHSVYGPFSKVYGIGRCSKMAYESWREQVEEGEQRALQAEIGNVFLIDRDVDLVTPLCSQVVYEGLVDDIFRIKCGCVEFCPDVTSSDKSIKVMLNSQDKVFNEIRNEHFSQVFGFLSQKARNLQTAYDKRSGMDIKQMKTFVSEELKGLKQEHRLLSLHIGASESMMKKKTKQDFQELLKTEHSLLEGFEIRECISYIEEHINRQVSMVESMRLLCLLSLTENGLLPKDYRSLKAQFLQSYGIEHLLTFSNLKQLGLLVEQQPGETLTVMESRVGKLVNDKTAGKLTDAFSSLAKKSNFRALGRRLNLNQQQVGHNHEVERHFLDISNFFKSLWVHLLRDLSTTLPGQRERS from the exons ATGGCTCACAGTGTCAGGAGAGATGCCCCTGAGCTCCCTGACTTCTCTCTGCTCAAGAGGCTGGCCAGGGACCAGCTCATTTACCTACTGGAACAG CAACATGATGTGGACAAGCTTTACAAAGTGGAACACAAACCCATTGTCAGCACCTCAGATCA ACTATGCTTCCTGATCCGCCCAAGAATAAAAACTGTCAAGTGGATATGTG ATGTGGTCAATGCAGACAAAGCATTTGGGAGATTCAGAAGATACAAGATCATATTTAGCCCTCAGAAG TTTTATGCATGCGAGAACCTTTTGGAGGAGCAGGGAATCTTTGGTG ATGTGACTACTGACGAGTGGTCATTCTACCTCCTGCCCCTGGACGATGACATCATTAGCTTGGAGCTTCCGGAATTCTTCAGAGACTACTTCTTG GAGGGAGACCAGCGCTGGGTGAGAACAGCGGGTAGTGCCCTGCATCTCCTACACTCTGTCTACGGCCCCTTCTCTAAGGTGTATGGGATCGGACGATGCTCCAAG ATGGCGTATGAATCGTGGAGGGagcaggtggaggagggggaacaGAGAGCGCTTCAAGCGGAGATCGGAAATGTGTTTCTCATTGACAGAG ATGTGGACCTTGTGACTCCTCTGTGTTCCCAGGTTGTCTATGAAGGACTTGTCGATGATATTTTCAGAATTAAATGTG GATGTGTGGAGTTTTGTCCAGATGTCACCTCCTCTGACAAGAGTATAAAAGTGATGCTAAACTCTCAAGATAAG GTTTTTAACGAGATCAGGAACGAGCATTTCTCCCAGGTGTTTGGCTTCCTAAGTCAAAAGGCCCGAAACCTCCAGACTGCATATGAT AAGCGTAGTGGAATGGACATTAAACAGATGAAGACGTTTGTGTCGGAGGAGCTGAAAGGGTTAAAACAGGAGCATCGGCTCCTCAGTCTGC ATATTGGTGCCAGTGAGTCGATGATGAAGAAGAAAACAAAGCAGGACTTCCAAGAGCTGTTGAAGACAGAGCACT CCTTACTGGAGGGGTTTGAAATCCGTGAATGTATTTCCTACATAGAGGAGCATATCAATAGACAG GTCTCTATGGTGGAAAGTATGAGACTCCTTTGTCTGCTGTCTCTCACAGAAAACG GCCTCCTTCCCAAAGATTATCGGTCATTAAAAGCCCAGTTTCTACAG AGTTATGGCATTGAACACCTACTGACGTTTTCCAACCTGAAGCAGCTAGGCCTGCTGGTGGAGCAGCAGCCTGGAGAGACCCTCACTGTCATGGAGAGCAGAGTGGGCAAACTGGTCAACGACAAAACCGCAG GAAAGCTGACTGATGCCTTCTCCTCCCTGGCCAAGAAGAGCAATTTCCGTGCCTTGGGCAGGAGGCTCAATCTG aatcaacaacaagtgggacacaatcatgaagtggaacgacatttcttggatatttcaaacttttttaaaagTTTGTGGGTGCACCTTCTCAGAGATCTCAGCACTACGCTTCCTGGGCAGAGAGAAAG GTCTTAA